The Haloplanus sp. GDY1 genomic sequence ACGCCCGCGGCGAGGACGCCGACGGTGACGATGCCCGCCTGTGAGAACGCCGTTCTGAGTCCCATGGTAACTCGACACACGGAATTGTATCCCGACCGTCAAAAGCTTACTCCCCGTCGAGGTCCCAGCCGGCCTTCTCGGCCGCCTCCGCCAGCGGGACGAACTCCCAGTCGGCCTCGGCGGCGACGCGTTCGTCCTCGCCGGCGACGCCGACCACCACCATCCGGTCGGCGTAGAACATCGACCGGGGGCCGACCTCGGAGAGGCGCTCGCCCGGCCCGGTGCCGGTGCCGCTGAAGAAGTCGGCGTCCACGCCGTGGTCGCGCTGGAAGCGGTTGATGACCGGCGTCTCCACCCGGCCCACGATGCCGACCCAGTCCGCCCACCGCCCCGCGTCCGCGAAGGCCGCGGCCGGGTGCGCGAGTCGCTTCGCCGCCCGGTAGGTCAGCGCCATCGTCATGTCGTCGGCGTCGTCGCCGTGCGGGGCCGCGCCCGTCGTCGCCCGGGGTTCGTCGTCCGGCACGCCCCCCTCGGCGGCCTCGCGGTCCCCGGCCGGCGAACTCCCGGCGCCGCCGCCCTCGACGGGGATGCCGACGGGTCTGTCGTCACCCTGTCGGGGCACCCGCGGCGTCGCCGCGGGGCCGTCGGCCTCGTCCGCCCGCGGCGTGTCCGCCGTCGCGAACCCGCCGGCCGGTTCCTCGTCGGGGTCGCCCTCCCCCCGCCAGAACCAGTCCCCGCGGTTCGGCTCCTCGGCCGATCCCTCCTCCTCCGTGTCGACGTCGTCTAGGTCGATGCGGTCGGTCATAGTCTCGAAGTCACCCGTCCGCGGATTCCCCCACCGCAGAGCCGTGCTAGCCACACGTTACCAGTCACCACAATAAAAGCTATCGCCCGACGGCCCCCCGGATGTCGCAAATAGTTAACAAGCATTACGATCCATTGTGGAACGCATGTCCGAAACGACTCAACGGCTGGAACCGCTGGACCCCCGACCCCTGGCGGGTCGAACCTGCGTCGTCACCGGTGGCTCCCGGGGCATCGGTCGGTCGATCGCCTTCGAACTCGCGCGCTGTGGGGGCGAAGTCGCCGTGAACTACCGCAGTTCCGACGCCGAGGCCCGCGCGGTCGTGGATCGGATCGAGGAGTCGGGCGAGACGGCGATGGCCGCCCAGGGGGACGTCTCCGACCCCACGCAGGTCGGGCGGATGGCCGAGGAGGTCCACGACGAACTCGGATCGGTCGACGTCCTCGTCAACAACGCCGGCATCACCATCGACCGGAAGTTCGAGGAGATGACCCACGAGGACTGGCAGCAGGTGATCGACGTCAACCTCGGCGGGACGTTCAACTGCACGAAGGCCTTCTTCGAGGACATCCGGTCGGCGGAGCACGGCCGCCTCATCAACATCTCGAGCGTGGTCGGCCAGCAGGGGAACTACGGCCAGGCGAACTACGCCACCTCCAAGGGCGGGCTGTTCGCCTTCACGCGGACTCTGGCGCTCGAACTCGCCGGCGACGGGTCGACGGCCAACTGCGTCGCCCCCGGGTTCGTCAAGACGGACATGCTGGAGAAGGTCCCCGAACGCGTCCAGGAGCGGATCAGATCGAAGATCCCCCTCGACCGGTTCGCCGAACCGGAGGACATCGTTGGCATGGTCCGCTTTCTGGCCAGCGATCACGCGAGCTACATGACGGGCCAGGTGCTCGGCGTCAACGGCGGCCTGGAGTGGTGACCACCCACCGCGGCACCTTTGCCCGTGGCGTGCCACGGTGACCCATGGTCACCGTCGCCGCGATTCCCGGCAGCCTCCGGGAGCGAAGTTACACGCGCCTGGCGCTCGCCCGCGCCCTCGACGCCGCCGAGGCGGTCGGCGCCGAGGCCGAGATGCTCGACCTCCGGACCTTCGACCTGCCGCCCCTGAACCCCGACGTCGACGACCGGGGCGACGCCGACGCCTTCGCCCGCCGGGTTCGCGGGGCCGACGCCGTGTTGCTCGGCACGCCCACGTACCACGGCTCTTACTCCGGCGTGCTGAAAAACGCCCTCGATCACTGCGGGTTCGACGAGTTCGAGGGCAAGACGGTCGGTCTGCTCGGCGTCGCGGGCGGGGCCTTCCCCATCACCGCGCTCGAACACCTCCGTTCCGTCTGTCGCGCCCTCGACGCGTGGGTCCTCCCCCATCAGGCGGCCGTCCCCAACGCGTCGGCGGCGTTCGAGGACGGCGCCCTCGTCGACGAGCGTCTCGAGACGCGCGTCGCCACGCTCGGCCGCCGCGTCGTCGAGTACGCCGCCATCGAACCCGACCCGGCGACCTTCGAGAGCGACCAGAACGTGGGGGGTTGATGCACACGCTCCTGCCCGTCGCCGCCGGCGCTCACCGGCCGTCCGAATGGGAATCCCTTTGTCGGGCGCCCGCACAGACACGTCCGTGACGACGTGGGTCGAGAACCCCCGCGGTGGGCGGGACCGCGGGCCGCGCGGCGTCGCCCGCGCGTGGGTCGAGGTGGTGGTGCGCCCCCGGCGCTTTTTCAGTCACGGGGTCGCGCCCGGCGATCAGGCGCCGGGCCTCGTCTTCGCCGTCGTGACGGCCGTGGCCTACGCCCTCGGCCTCGCCCTTCTCGACCCGGCGCGGTTCCCCGCGACCGGCGCGCTCCGGGCCGCCGTGGTCGTCCTCCTCGTGGCCCTCCTGGTCGCACCCGCCGTCCTCCACCTGCTCGCGGCGCTCCAGACGCTCGCGCTGATGGCGACGGTCCGCGACCGGGCGGGCGTGAGCGAGACGGTACAGGTCATCGCCTACGCGACGGCGCCCGCGCCGCTCGCGGCGGTTCCGGTCCTCGAACTCCGGGTTGCCGCCTGTCTCTACGGGGCCGCGCTGCTGGTCGTCGGCCTCGCGGTCGTTCACGACACGACGGTGGGGCGGGCGACCCTCGCGGGGGCGCTCCCGGCCGCGCTCCTCTTCGGGTACGGCTTCGGCGGCTTCGGCGCCCTCGCCGCCCTGCTGCGGGCCTGGTACATCATCTAACGCGTCGAGTAGTTTCGACAATCGTTTTAGGTTGCGGCTGTTCGATTCCTCCAATGGATTGGATCACCCACGAAGAGGACGTCTGGTTTGATTTCCGCGGCTCCAGCCCGGACCAACTGGTTTCGGGACGGTACTACAA encodes the following:
- a CDS encoding DUF7124 domain-containing protein; the encoded protein is MTDRIDLDDVDTEEEGSAEEPNRGDWFWRGEGDPDEEPAGGFATADTPRADEADGPAATPRVPRQGDDRPVGIPVEGGGAGSSPAGDREAAEGGVPDDEPRATTGAAPHGDDADDMTMALTYRAAKRLAHPAAAFADAGRWADWVGIVGRVETPVINRFQRDHGVDADFFSGTGTGPGERLSEVGPRSMFYADRMVVVGVAGEDERVAAEADWEFVPLAEAAEKAGWDLDGE
- a CDS encoding beta-ketoacyl-ACP reductase is translated as MSETTQRLEPLDPRPLAGRTCVVTGGSRGIGRSIAFELARCGGEVAVNYRSSDAEARAVVDRIEESGETAMAAQGDVSDPTQVGRMAEEVHDELGSVDVLVNNAGITIDRKFEEMTHEDWQQVIDVNLGGTFNCTKAFFEDIRSAEHGRLINISSVVGQQGNYGQANYATSKGGLFAFTRTLALELAGDGSTANCVAPGFVKTDMLEKVPERVQERIRSKIPLDRFAEPEDIVGMVRFLASDHASYMTGQVLGVNGGLEW
- a CDS encoding NADPH-dependent FMN reductase; the protein is MVTVAAIPGSLRERSYTRLALARALDAAEAVGAEAEMLDLRTFDLPPLNPDVDDRGDADAFARRVRGADAVLLGTPTYHGSYSGVLKNALDHCGFDEFEGKTVGLLGVAGGAFPITALEHLRSVCRALDAWVLPHQAAVPNASAAFEDGALVDERLETRVATLGRRVVEYAAIEPDPATFESDQNVGG
- a CDS encoding YIP1 family protein codes for the protein MTTWVENPRGGRDRGPRGVARAWVEVVVRPRRFFSHGVAPGDQAPGLVFAVVTAVAYALGLALLDPARFPATGALRAAVVVLLVALLVAPAVLHLLAALQTLALMATVRDRAGVSETVQVIAYATAPAPLAAVPVLELRVAACLYGAALLVVGLAVVHDTTVGRATLAGALPAALLFGYGFGGFGALAALLRAWYII